From Pleuronectes platessa chromosome 17, fPlePla1.1, whole genome shotgun sequence, one genomic window encodes:
- the LOC128460292 gene encoding synaptotagmin-14 yields MAFFKSFQQNLPSVNISSILDSVTSRVDDLANAVSDATYAVSDQLSEQVTTVIKKVHEEEDGEGSGGGQGAAQTSSAQEGKGGGKSMWPMSRDADTSSTASRNNQTGDSAEAEHTQSQMEWEWRDGCWRVKKTEAELAEEERKKKEEKELQEKREQRRRERREKQLEKEAQRKKEEEREGEEEEEAEEKTDEGRAQGRKMSDGEDQSAAQQGAEESADAPRSPGSESRAREKKPKEEEGEEEEEVENGVEREGDDEEEAEPPVPPSKVKKKKSDKKKKKGKDAKEDSKKPGKASDVEKKKEKGKKSKKKKKGNQEAVLSDSEEDRGPEATAQQNSTSAWSSERKQPSEQGGYSSEASSDHANSIQRVKKDSSLNELQPPPYQDKGPPPRASSRSERGVRRGSPPQRCDSPRGSSEASVDQDTESYLNKGCEEDIPSDSTAVLGPEDGCGLQLPMAYEPEPLAKYGTLDVAFEYDSSEQWLAVTVTAATDIPALKQTGNISWQVHLVLLPTKKQRAKTGVQKGPCPIFTETFKFSRVEQEALGDYAVRFRLYSIRRMKKEKVLGEKVFYLTKLNLQGKIALPVTLEPGSELAGCGSVVSVSRSAGAMTYRSTEDSSLPEILLGLIYNSTTGRLSAEVIQGSHFKTTASDKPVNGLFCCIKHFVGGQLYIMRDTYVKLTMLDSKGKEMSKCKTAVCRGQPNPTYKETFMFQVALFQLSEVSLVVSVFCRRSSMKPRERLGCVALGLNSTSEEQQAHWTEMKEAEGQQVCHWHTLSDT; encoded by the exons ATGGCCTTCTTCAAGAGCTTCCAGCAGAACCTCCCGTCTGTTAACATCTCCTCCATCTTGGACTCGGTCACCAGCCGCGTGGACGACCTGGCCAACGCCGTCAGCGATGCCACCTACGCCGTCAGCGACCAGCTCTCCGAGCAGGTCACCACCGTCATCAAGAAGGTGCACGAGGAGGAAGACGGGGAGGGCAGCGGCGGCGGGCAGGGGGCCGCTCAGACGTCCAGCGCACAGGAAGGGAAGGGCGGCGGGAAAAGCATGTGGCCGATGAGCAGAGACGCTGACACGAGCAGCACGGCTTCAAGAAACAACCAGACCGGCGACTCAGCGGAGGCCGAGCACACGCAGAGCCAGATGGAGTGGGAATGGAGGGACGGCTGCTGGCGGGTTAAAAAGACGGAAGCTGAGttggcagaggaagagaggaagaagaaggaggagaaggaactgcaggagaagagagagcagaggaggagagagaggagggagaagcagCTCGAGAAAGAGgctcagagaaagaaagaggaagagcgagagggagaggaagaggaagaagctgagGAGAAAACGGATGAGGGTCGTGCACAAGGCAGAAAGATGAGTGATGGTGAAGACCAATCAGCTGCTCAGCAGGGGGCGGAGGAGAGTGCTGACGCTCCCCGTTCACCTGGATCTGAAAGCAGGGCGAGAGAGAAAAAGccaaaagaggaggagggagaagaggaggaagaggtggagaacggcgtggagagagagggggacgaTGAGGAAGAGGCTGAACCTCCTGTGCCTCCGTCAAAGGTAAAGAAGAAAAAGtcggacaagaagaagaagaagggaaaagaCGCAAAAGAGGATTCAAAGAAACCAGGAAAAGCCTCAGATGTggagaaaaagaaggagaaaggaaagaagagcaagaagaaaaagaaaggcaaCCAAG AGGCAGTTCTATCAGACAGCGAGGAGGACAGAGGCCCGGAGGCGACGGCCCAGCAGAACTCAACCTCAGCGTGGAGCAGCGAACGCAAACAGCCCAGCGAGCAGGGAGGCTACAGCAGTGAGGCCTCCAGCGACCACG CCAACAGCATCCAGAGGGTGAAGAAGGATTCGTCTCTCAAcgagctgcagcctcctccgTACCAGGACAAGGGCCCGCCCCCCCGGGCCTCCTCCCGCTCGGAGCGAGGGGTCCGGAGGGGGTCGCCCCCCCAGCGCTGCGACAGCCCCCGCGGCTCCAGTGAGGCCAGCGTGGACCAGGACACGGAGAGCTACCTCAACAAGGGCTGTGAGGAGGACATACCCAGTGACAGCACAGCGGTTCTGGGACCTGAG gaTGGCTGTGGTCTCCAGCTCCCCATGGCCTACGAGCCGGAGCCCCTCGCCAAATACGGAACGCTGGACGTCGCCTTCGAGTACGACTCCAGCGAGCAGTGGCTGGCCGTCACCGTCACCGCGGCCACAGACATCCCAGCCCTCAAACAGACGGGGAACATCTCGTGGCAGGTCCACCTGGTGCTGCTGCCGACCAAGAAGCAGCGGGCCAAGACCGGCGTGCAGAAGGGCCCCTGTCCCATCTTCACCGAAACGTTCAAGTTCTCCAGAGTGGAACAGGAGGCGCTGGGGGACTACGCCGTTCGATTCCGCCTGTACAGCATCAGGCggatgaagaaggagaaggtcCTGGGAGAGAAGGTGTTCTACCTGACCAAGCTCAACCTCCAGGGCAAGATCGCTCTTCCTGTCACGCTGGAGCCCGGCTCTGAACTCGCG GGTTGCGGCTCCGTGGTGAGCGTGTCCCGCAGCGCAGGAGCTATGACCTACCGCTCCACCGAGGACTCGTCCCTGCCCGAGATCCTCCTGGGTCTCATCTACAACTCTACCACAGGAAGGTTATCTGCTGAGGTCATCCAGGGAAGCCACTTCAAAACCACAGCGTCCGATAAGCCCGTCA atggTCTGTTTTGTTGTATAAAACACTTTGTAGGGGGACAGCTTTATATCATGAGAG acaccTACGTGAAGCTCACCATGCTGGACTCCAAGGGCAAGGAGATGTCCAAGTGCAAGACGGCGGTGTGCCGCGGGCAGCCCAACCCCACCTACAAGGAGACCTTCATGTTCCAGGTGGCGCTCTTCCAGCTGTCCGAGGTGTCCCTGGTGGTGTCGGTGTTCTGCCGCCGCAGCAGCATGAAGCCCAGGGAGCGGCTGGGCTGCGTGGCCCTGGGCCTCAACAGCACCAGCGAGGAGCAGCAGGCCCACTGGACCGAGATGAAGGAGGCCGAGGGCCAGCAGGTCTGCCACTGGCACACGCTCTCCGACACATAG